From Drosophila albomicans strain 15112-1751.03 unplaced genomic scaffold, ASM965048v2 utg000125l_pilon, whole genome shotgun sequence, the proteins below share one genomic window:
- the LOC117565775 gene encoding uncharacterized protein LOC117565775 yields the protein MISNISLRKASEFHIAFEKLIIFECLDNQLDSAKEYAHWLVSNMEVSWKGSLVQSLLGYLREPSSQRDPRQCIKAIRVLHEMTTHCNKVDVKRLALTTDLLSLLRQILSMSQVRGTIKCCCLGLLSNILVCGWRLRDAIVESGLLTELLRLLTHQGQKRFEKCTKGQVIWLLYQVLRYKVPGPPLYAIKKIAQAVLTLLNHSLDTEILVPALQLSRLISEYHSAMVPAMIKIRLLNRVTRFVLSPLKEVQREAIFVLANVCVEYRQSLALFRFPKSILLHVHGLLLGGRSEIRILVLQLLGGIIDNRCIKLEHFVELGLLKKIVMCSSRQETNDQVRLAAGWTLVSLALHLCRCYLDYFIDCGALHAICELLRLQLPIQLLRNILVVLVLLGEKHCHSKQCLLHVMWQCNTWPTIQLLQNSYNAAVRTLCALLTNGHAMELMCPDARIFDSY from the exons ATGATCTCCAATATATCATTGAGGAAAGCTTCTGAATTTCATATTGCTTTCGAAAAGTTGATCATTTTTGAATGTCTCGATAATCAGTTGGACTCGGCTAAGGAGTATGCTCATTGGCTGGTAAGCAATATGGAAGTCTCGTGGAAGGGCAGTTTAGTTCAAAGTCTTCTTGGGTACCTTCGAGAACCTAGTTCACAACGCGATCCTCGACAATGCATAAAAGCGATACGGGTGCTCCATGAGATGACGACACATTGCAATAAAGTGGACGTGAAAAGACTGGCGCTGACAACAGATCTTTTGTCCCTGTTGCGTCAAATTCTCAGCATGTCCCAAGTGCGGGGAACCATCAAATGTTGCTGTCTGGGTCTGCTCAGCAACATACTCGTGTGTGGCTGGCGACTAAGAGATGCCATCGTAGAGTCTGGGCTGCTCACTGAACTGTTGCGCCTGCTAACACATCAGGGACAGAAGAGATTTGAAAAATGTACGAAGGGTCAAGTAATCTGGCTGCTGTATCAGGTACTAAGATATAAAGTACCAGGGCCACCGTTGTACGCCATTAAGAAAATTGCCCAAGCAGTGCTCACGCTGTTAAATCATTCGCTGGATACAGAAATACTGGTGCCAGCATTACAATTGTCTCGCCTAATCTCCGAGTACCACTCAGCCATGGTGCCCGCTATGATTAAAATAAGGCTACTGAATCGTGTGACACGTTTTGTGCTAAGTCCATTGAAGGAAGTGCAACGGGAAGCGATATTTGTATTGGCAAATGTCTGTGTGGAATATCGTCAGTCTCTAGCGCTCTTTCGATTTCCCAAAAGCATTCTGCTGCATGTCCATGGATTACTTTTAGGCGGCCGTTCAGAAATTCGCATATTAGTGCTCCAGTTGTTGGGTGGCATAATTGACAATAGATGCATTAAATTGGAGCACTTTGTGGAGCTGGGCTTGTTGAAAAAGATAGTTATGTGTTCCAGTAGGCAAGAGACTAATGATCAAGTGCGTCTGGCTGCTGGTTGGACACTTGTCAGCCTAGCTCTGCACCTTTGTCGATGTTATTTGGACTATTTCATCGATTGTGGTGCTCTGCACGCAATCTGCGAACTCTTGCGTCTTCAGTTGCCCATCCAGTTATTGCGCAATATTCTCGTGGTACTCGTTCTTCTTGGAGAAAAACATTGCCACAGCAAACAGTGCCTGCTGCATGTTATGTGGCAATGTAATACTTGGCCCACAATTCAACTGCTGCAGAACAGTTACAATGCCGCTGTTCGCACGTTGTGCGCTCTTCTCACAAATGGTCACGCAATGGAATTAATGTGTCCCGACGCTCGCATTTTTGATAG ctattaa